One segment of Rhodanobacteraceae bacterium DNA contains the following:
- a CDS encoding GntR family transcriptional regulator yields MYQQIVDQITARVMAGDWLPGQALPSIRELAAASGVSVITVKRAYEDLERAGLIATRQGKGSVVAERPDRARALLDETLDRHLREVVIHAARLGLSREELHHRLDSTLDAAAAIPAPTQGNPT; encoded by the coding sequence ATGTACCAGCAGATCGTCGACCAGATCACCGCCCGGGTGATGGCGGGCGACTGGCTGCCGGGCCAGGCGCTGCCCTCGATCCGCGAACTGGCCGCCGCCAGCGGCGTCAGTGTCATCACGGTCAAGCGCGCCTACGAGGACCTGGAGCGCGCCGGCCTGATCGCAACCCGACAGGGCAAGGGGTCGGTGGTCGCCGAACGGCCCGACCGCGCCCGCGCACTGCTCGATGAAACGCTCGATCGCCACCTGCGCGAGGTCGTCATCCACGCGGCACGCCTGGGCCTGTCGCGCGAAGAACTGCACCACCGCCTCGACAGCACGCTCGACGCCGCCGCTGCCATCCCCGCCCCCACTCAAGGAAACCCGACATGA
- a CDS encoding acyltransferase family protein gives MNTTTTDSPDESAASRVHALDHLRALAMLAGVLFHAALAYSPLLHPWWPAADRQHSPLVDALVWLLHLVRMPLFFLVAGYFAASVAARRGMGGLARQRARRILLPFLVAWPLVHFTIAAATGWALANAEHPPPLLLMLREWQAMPDPPAMPPSTGHLWFLYYLLLFGVLHWAGRALELGGLLGRWMAWGILPVALSLPWLLWPGFALTQAPHPAPEGLLPQFWAIGVYGPFYALGVALHGRLGTLDGLRRWLFPAAAACLVAYLAFWLRIDAGLSYAHADGLTALLESVIAGWGTLACLVLGLRTLAAPRVWLSYLARSAYWTYLLHLPLLFAIQYLLMDLSWPWPAKFVCAVAATLALCLSSYELLVRRTALRRWVG, from the coding sequence ATGAACACCACTACAACGGACTCGCCCGACGAGTCCGCAGCATCACGCGTCCACGCGCTCGACCACCTGCGCGCGCTGGCGATGCTGGCCGGGGTGCTGTTCCATGCCGCGCTGGCCTACAGCCCGCTGCTGCATCCCTGGTGGCCGGCGGCGGATCGCCAGCATTCGCCGCTGGTGGATGCGCTGGTCTGGCTGCTGCACCTGGTGCGCATGCCGCTGTTCTTCCTCGTCGCCGGCTATTTCGCGGCATCCGTCGCCGCGCGTCGTGGCATGGGCGGACTGGCGCGCCAGCGCGCGCGGCGCATCCTGCTGCCATTCCTGGTGGCCTGGCCGCTGGTGCACTTCACGATTGCCGCGGCGACCGGATGGGCACTCGCCAACGCGGAGCATCCGCCACCGCTGCTGCTGATGCTGCGCGAATGGCAAGCGATGCCGGACCCGCCGGCGATGCCGCCGAGCACCGGCCACCTCTGGTTCCTGTATTACCTGCTGCTGTTCGGCGTGCTGCACTGGGCCGGGCGGGCGCTGGAACTCGGCGGCTTGCTCGGTCGCTGGATGGCCTGGGGCATCTTGCCGGTCGCGCTCAGCCTGCCGTGGCTGCTGTGGCCGGGCTTCGCCCTGACCCAGGCGCCACATCCGGCGCCGGAGGGCCTGCTGCCGCAGTTCTGGGCGATCGGCGTCTACGGACCCTTCTACGCGCTCGGCGTGGCGCTGCACGGGCGCCTCGGCACGCTGGATGGTCTGCGCCGCTGGCTGTTTCCGGCTGCGGCGGCCTGCCTGGTCGCCTACCTGGCCTTCTGGCTGCGGATCGACGCCGGCCTGAGCTACGCCCATGCCGACGGGCTGACAGCCCTGCTCGAGTCCGTGATCGCCGGCTGGGGCACGCTCGCCTGCCTGGTACTCGGCCTGCGCACGCTGGCGGCGCCGCGCGTCTGGCTGAGTTACCTCGCGCGCAGCGCCTACTGGACGTACCTCTTGCACCTGCCGCTGCTGTTCGCCATCCAGTACCTGCTGATGGACCTGAGCTGGCCGTGGCCGGCGAAGTTCGTCTGCGCGGTGGCGGCGACGCTGGCGCTGTGTCTTTCGAGCTACGAATTGCTGGTGCGGCGCACGGCCCTGCGCCGCTGGGTGGGCTGA
- a CDS encoding enoyl-CoA hydratase/isomerase family protein, with product MAAMVRVGLSGRVATVTMDRPAVHNAFNAELIAELTAALARAGADPEVRAVVLAAEGASFSAGADLGWMRAMAGFGEAENLADALKLAELMRTLAYLPKPTIARVQGSAFGGGVGLIACCDIALAAEDARFGLTESKLGLVPAVISPYVVAAIGARHARRWFQSGALFDARKALALGLVHEVVPAAELDALVERELDALLKAGPTAMLVAKRLVEGIFGRDEAAQKKLDEQTAALIARLRVSLEGQEGLSAFLEKRPPNWI from the coding sequence ATGGCAGCGATGGTAAGAGTGGGCCTGTCAGGCCGGGTGGCGACGGTGACGATGGATCGCCCCGCCGTGCACAACGCCTTCAATGCCGAGCTGATCGCGGAACTGACCGCAGCGCTGGCCCGCGCCGGTGCCGATCCGGAAGTCCGCGCGGTGGTGCTGGCAGCCGAGGGCGCGTCGTTTTCCGCGGGCGCGGACCTGGGCTGGATGCGCGCGATGGCGGGTTTCGGCGAGGCCGAAAACCTGGCTGATGCGCTCAAGCTGGCGGAACTCATGCGCACCCTGGCCTACCTGCCCAAGCCGACCATCGCCCGCGTGCAGGGCTCGGCCTTCGGCGGCGGCGTCGGGCTGATCGCCTGCTGCGACATCGCGCTGGCTGCCGAAGACGCGCGCTTTGGCCTGACCGAGAGCAAGCTCGGCCTGGTGCCGGCGGTGATCTCGCCCTATGTGGTCGCCGCGATCGGCGCGCGCCACGCGCGCCGCTGGTTCCAGTCCGGCGCCCTGTTCGACGCGCGCAAGGCGCTGGCGCTGGGCCTGGTGCACGAAGTGGTGCCCGCGGCGGAGCTCGATGCGCTGGTCGAGCGCGAGCTCGATGCCCTGCTCAAGGCCGGCCCCACCGCGATGCTGGTCGCCAAGCGCCTGGTCGAAGGCATCTTCGGCCGCGACGAGGCGGCGCAGAAGAAACTCGACGAGCAGACCGCCGCCCTGATCGCGCGGCTGCGCGTCTCGCTGGAGGGCCAGGAGGGACTCAGCGCCTTCCTCGAAAAACGCCCACCGAACTGGATCTGA
- a CDS encoding TPM domain-containing protein yields MRHLIALAFFILAAPASAETLSDLPPPLPQSYVSDRHNLLAADTRAELDRLAAALDRSDRGQLGVAVIRTTGGADHRRFATDLFNRWGVGDRRRNDGLLLLLAMDDRAAEIILGDGIDNSANRAHAERVMQQQMVPRFRKGNYDQAMVAGASGMLAAAYALDLSRPAELPPASDLPATFAGFAEAPIAADQTAAQAAASDPTALASATFEAETPRPAPAAAPIAAAEPASPREFDTETAVGLGILGTLAAAVMWLLNKFVRMLWWVTGLGRRKCSRCNVQMTQLDESADDLHLSPGEQAEEKLRSVDYRVFLCPACGQVDKLSRRAWFTRYSDCTACKSRALSSVSKTITSATRYSTGLAEVTSTCQHCHDVRVERRVLPVLPPPSSSSSSGGSFGGGRSSGGGASGRW; encoded by the coding sequence ATGCGCCACCTGATCGCCCTCGCCTTTTTCATCCTCGCGGCCCCGGCCAGCGCCGAAACGCTGTCCGATCTGCCGCCGCCGCTGCCGCAGAGCTACGTTTCCGACCGCCACAACCTGCTGGCGGCCGACACGCGCGCGGAGCTGGACCGGCTGGCGGCGGCGCTGGACCGCAGCGACCGTGGCCAGCTCGGCGTGGCCGTGATCCGCACCACTGGCGGCGCCGACCACCGGCGCTTCGCCACCGATCTGTTCAACCGCTGGGGCGTGGGCGACCGCCGCCGCAATGACGGCCTGTTGCTCCTGCTGGCGATGGACGACCGCGCTGCCGAGATCATCCTCGGCGACGGCATCGACAACAGCGCCAACCGCGCCCATGCCGAACGCGTGATGCAGCAGCAGATGGTGCCGCGCTTCCGCAAGGGCAATTACGACCAGGCGATGGTCGCCGGCGCCAGCGGCATGCTCGCCGCGGCCTATGCGCTCGACCTGTCGCGGCCGGCCGAACTACCCCCGGCCAGCGACCTGCCGGCGACCTTCGCCGGCTTCGCCGAGGCGCCGATTGCCGCCGACCAGACCGCCGCGCAGGCGGCCGCGAGCGATCCCACTGCGCTGGCATCCGCGACCTTCGAGGCCGAGACCCCACGTCCCGCGCCCGCGGCGGCGCCCATCGCCGCCGCCGAGCCCGCAAGTCCAAGGGAATTCGACACCGAAACCGCAGTGGGCCTTGGCATCCTCGGCACGCTCGCGGCAGCCGTGATGTGGCTGCTGAACAAGTTCGTGCGCATGCTCTGGTGGGTGACCGGGCTTGGTCGTCGCAAGTGCTCGCGCTGCAATGTGCAGATGACCCAACTGGACGAGAGCGCCGACGATCTGCACCTGTCGCCCGGCGAGCAGGCCGAGGAAAAGCTGCGCAGCGTCGACTACCGCGTGTTCCTGTGCCCGGCCTGCGGCCAGGTGGACAAGCTCTCGCGCCGCGCCTGGTTCACCCGCTACAGCGATTGCACCGCGTGCAAGTCGCGCGCGCTGTCGTCGGTATCCAAAACGATCACCTCCGCGACCCGTTACAGCACCGGCCTGGCCGAGGTCACCAGCACCTGCCAGCACTGCCACGATGTGCGCGTGGAGCGCCGCGTGCTCCCGGTACTGCCGCCGCCCAGCAGTTCGTCCAGTTCCGGCGGCAGCTTCGGCGGCGGCCGCAGCAGCGGGGGCGGCGCCAGCGGCCGCTGGTGA
- the hydA gene encoding dihydropyrimidinase, with the protein MSTLIRGGTVVDSETSWRADVLLADGKIAAIGEGLEAPAGATVIDAGDRLVMPGGIDPHTHMQLPFMGTVASDDFYTGTAAGLAGGTTSIIDFVIPNPQQSLMEAYQTWRGWAEKASADYGFHVAITWWDESVHRDMGTLAQEHGVASFKHFMAYKNAIMCDDEALVSSFSRCMELGALPTVHAENGELVFRLQKQLLARGITGPEGHPLSRPPAVEGEAANRAIRIAEVLGTPLYVVHVSAEQALEAIARARNEGQRVFGEVLAGHLLIDDSVYRNPDFTFAAGHVMSPPFRPKHHQDALWAGLQAGHLHTTATDHCCFCAPQKAAGKDDFTRIPNGCAGIEDRMSVLWHYGVGSGRLTPSEFVRITSTNAAQIFGLFPRKGAMRVGADADVVVWDGNGSRTISAKTHHQNIDFNVFEGRTVTGIATHTFARGRLSWVEGDLRAERGHGRYLHRATHGPYIEASARRRG; encoded by the coding sequence ATGAGCACACTGATCCGCGGTGGTACCGTGGTCGATTCGGAAACCAGCTGGCGCGCGGATGTGCTGCTGGCGGACGGCAAGATCGCGGCGATCGGCGAGGGGCTGGAAGCGCCGGCGGGTGCGACGGTGATCGATGCCGGGGATCGGCTGGTGATGCCGGGCGGGATCGATCCGCACACCCACATGCAGCTGCCCTTCATGGGCACGGTGGCGAGCGACGATTTCTACACCGGCACCGCCGCGGGCCTGGCCGGCGGCACCACCAGCATCATCGATTTCGTCATTCCCAATCCGCAGCAGTCGCTGATGGAGGCCTACCAGACCTGGCGCGGCTGGGCGGAGAAGGCCTCGGCGGACTACGGCTTCCATGTCGCGATCACCTGGTGGGATGAGTCGGTGCACCGCGACATGGGCACGCTGGCGCAGGAGCACGGTGTGGCCAGCTTCAAGCACTTCATGGCTTACAAGAACGCCATCATGTGCGACGACGAGGCGCTGGTGTCGAGCTTCAGCCGCTGCATGGAGCTCGGCGCGCTGCCGACGGTGCACGCGGAGAATGGCGAGCTGGTGTTCCGCCTGCAGAAGCAGTTGCTGGCGCGGGGCATCACCGGGCCGGAAGGGCATCCGCTGTCGCGTCCGCCCGCGGTGGAAGGCGAGGCCGCCAACCGCGCCATCCGCATCGCCGAGGTGCTCGGCACGCCGTTGTACGTCGTGCACGTCTCGGCCGAGCAGGCGCTGGAAGCCATCGCGCGTGCCCGCAACGAGGGCCAGCGGGTGTTTGGTGAGGTGCTGGCGGGGCATCTGCTGATCGACGACTCGGTCTATCGCAATCCCGATTTCACCTTCGCTGCGGGCCACGTGATGAGCCCGCCGTTCCGCCCGAAGCACCACCAGGACGCGCTCTGGGCTGGGCTGCAGGCAGGGCACTTGCACACCACCGCCACCGACCATTGCTGCTTCTGTGCGCCGCAGAAAGCCGCCGGCAAGGACGACTTCACCAGGATCCCGAACGGCTGCGCCGGCATCGAGGACCGCATGAGCGTGCTCTGGCACTACGGTGTCGGCAGCGGCCGCCTGACCCCGAGCGAGTTCGTCCGGATCACCTCGACCAACGCCGCGCAGATCTTCGGGCTGTTCCCGCGCAAGGGCGCGATGCGGGTCGGCGCGGATGCCGACGTGGTGGTCTGGGACGGCAACGGCTCGCGCACGATCTCGGCGAAGACCCACCACCAGAACATCGATTTCAACGTCTTCGAGGGCCGCACCGTCACCGGCATCGCCACCCACACCTTCGCCCGCGGACGTTTGTCCTGGGTCGAAGGCGATCTGCGCGCCGAGCGCGGGCACGGGCGCTACCTGCACCGCGCGACGCATGGACCGTACATCGAGGCGAGCGCGCGTCGGCGGGGATAG
- a CDS encoding ABC transporter ATP-binding protein has translation MTAAFAVSGLCKRYAHFALQDLSLSLAEGEVMGLVGVNGAGKSTLLRLLTGLAAPDAGTIDVLGHRLPQEQVAAKRAIGFAAEDMRLYRGQSLDWHIALVRRIYPEWDEAYAANLIRRFDLRPQQAVGGYSHGQRVKALLLLCLARRPRLLLLDEPTTGLDPVARAEVLEALADVLRDERRSVLFSSHNTHDVEQLADHIAFLHDGRLVAHADKESFLDNWRRVLCLGELPPAVANWTEVAQVRQAGSQVEVKVRAWREDLPQRLGAAGLSVQRIDPMALEDIFVTAVRAGGAV, from the coding sequence ATGACGGCCGCCTTTGCCGTGTCCGGACTATGCAAGCGCTACGCCCACTTCGCGCTGCAGGACCTCTCGCTCAGTCTGGCCGAGGGCGAGGTCATGGGCCTGGTTGGCGTCAATGGCGCCGGCAAGTCCACCCTGCTCCGCCTGCTGACCGGCCTCGCCGCCCCGGACGCCGGCACCATCGACGTGCTCGGCCACCGATTGCCGCAGGAGCAGGTGGCCGCCAAGCGCGCCATCGGCTTTGCTGCCGAAGACATGCGCCTGTACCGCGGCCAGAGCCTGGACTGGCACATCGCGCTGGTGCGCCGGATCTACCCGGAGTGGGATGAGGCCTACGCCGCCAACCTGATCCGCCGCTTCGACCTGCGCCCGCAGCAGGCCGTCGGCGGCTATTCGCACGGCCAGCGGGTCAAGGCGCTGCTGCTGCTGTGCCTGGCGCGCCGGCCGCGCCTGCTGCTGCTCGACGAGCCCACCACCGGACTCGATCCGGTCGCGCGCGCCGAGGTGCTGGAGGCGCTGGCGGACGTGCTGCGCGACGAACGCCGCAGCGTGCTGTTCTCCTCGCACAATACCCACGATGTCGAGCAACTGGCCGACCACATCGCCTTCCTGCACGATGGCCGCCTGGTGGCGCACGCCGACAAGGAGAGCTTCCTCGACAACTGGCGCCGTGTTCTTTGTCTTGGCGAGCTGCCGCCGGCCGTGGCGAACTGGACGGAGGTGGCCCAGGTGCGCCAGGCCGGCAGCCAGGTCGAGGTCAAGGTGCGCGCCTGGCGCGAGGATCTGCCGCAACGGCTGGGTGCTGCTGGCCTGAGCGTGCAGCGCATCGACCCGATGGCGCTGGAAGACATTTTCGTGACCGCCGTTCGCGCTGGAGGTGCCGTATGA
- a CDS encoding ATP-grasp domain-containing protein: protein MFSKILIANRGEIACRIQRTCRRLGIATVAVYSDADARAQHVRLADEGRWIGGARPADSYLRGDRIIEAALATGAQAIHPGFGFLSENADFAEAVAQAGLKFIGPSAESMRRMGSKAGAKILMQAAGVPVVPGYTGEDQDAALLAREAGRIGFPLMIKAAHGGGGKGMRVVRGADEFAAALESCQREARGAFGRDRVLLERYVERPRHIEIQIFGDHHGEVIHLNERECSAQRRYQKVIEESPSPFVTPELRAAMGAAAVQAGQAIGYANAGTVEFIVGPAGDFYFMEINTRLQVEHPVTEMVTGLDLVELQLAIAAGGKLAELVPQRPVPTRGHAIEVRLYAEDPEQNFLPGSGKLEVLRLPATNAQVRLDSGVIEGDSVTVHYDPMIAKLIVHEADRAEALALLRRALADTVVVGPKSNVEFLERLVRHPAVVEASIDTGYLDKHLAEVMPQARELPQDVLVAVTLRALLDEEAAAQAHARTGSDPHSPWAVADGWRHGHPGKRLKHLVYRETLIEVAAHGHDGNYTIDIGASHLGVRGACAGAESVDFLLDGRAVRLRVLPLPNGYLAHDGERRYVLNLRHPFAFEGKAKASGDSVRAPMPGRIVAVRVDADAPVSEGQEVIVMEAMKMELTLRAPRAGVVAEIRAGVGEFVEADSVLVRLAAEGKT, encoded by the coding sequence ATGTTCAGCAAGATCCTGATTGCCAACCGCGGTGAGATCGCCTGCCGCATCCAGCGCACCTGCCGGCGGCTGGGAATTGCCACGGTGGCGGTGTATTCGGATGCGGATGCGCGCGCGCAGCATGTGCGGCTGGCGGACGAGGGGCGCTGGATCGGCGGCGCGCGGCCGGCGGATTCCTACCTGCGCGGCGACCGCATCATCGAGGCGGCGCTCGCCACCGGCGCGCAGGCGATCCACCCCGGCTTCGGCTTCCTCAGCGAGAACGCGGACTTCGCCGAAGCGGTGGCGCAGGCGGGCCTCAAGTTCATCGGCCCGAGCGCCGAGTCGATGCGCCGGATGGGCAGCAAGGCCGGCGCCAAGATCCTGATGCAGGCAGCCGGGGTCCCGGTGGTGCCGGGCTATACCGGTGAAGACCAGGACGCCGCGCTGCTGGCGCGCGAGGCCGGGCGGATCGGTTTCCCGTTGATGATCAAGGCGGCCCACGGCGGCGGCGGCAAGGGCATGCGCGTGGTGCGCGGCGCGGACGAGTTCGCCGCCGCGCTGGAATCCTGCCAGCGTGAGGCGCGCGGCGCCTTCGGGCGCGACCGCGTGCTGCTGGAGCGCTACGTCGAGCGCCCGCGGCATATCGAGATCCAGATCTTCGGCGACCATCACGGCGAGGTGATCCATCTCAACGAGCGCGAGTGCTCGGCGCAGCGGCGCTACCAGAAGGTGATCGAGGAATCGCCCTCGCCCTTCGTCACGCCCGAATTGCGCGCGGCGATGGGCGCCGCCGCGGTGCAGGCGGGCCAGGCGATCGGCTACGCGAATGCCGGCACCGTCGAGTTCATCGTCGGCCCGGCCGGCGATTTCTACTTCATGGAGATCAACACCCGCCTGCAGGTGGAGCATCCGGTCACCGAGATGGTCACCGGCCTCGACCTGGTCGAACTGCAGCTCGCCATCGCCGCCGGCGGCAAGCTGGCGGAGTTGGTGCCGCAGCGCCCGGTGCCCACCCGCGGCCACGCCATCGAGGTGCGCCTGTACGCCGAGGACCCGGAGCAGAACTTCCTGCCGGGCAGCGGCAAGCTGGAGGTGCTGCGCCTGCCGGCCACCAATGCCCAGGTGCGGCTGGATTCGGGCGTCATCGAAGGCGACAGCGTCACCGTGCACTACGACCCGATGATCGCCAAGCTGATCGTGCACGAGGCCGACCGCGCCGAGGCACTGGCCCTGCTGCGGCGCGCGCTGGCGGACACCGTGGTGGTCGGCCCGAAGAGCAATGTCGAGTTCCTCGAACGCCTGGTGCGGCATCCGGCGGTGGTCGAGGCCAGCATCGACACCGGCTACCTCGACAAGCACCTCGCAGAAGTGATGCCGCAGGCACGCGAGCTGCCGCAGGACGTGCTGGTGGCGGTGACCCTGCGCGCGCTGCTCGACGAAGAAGCCGCGGCCCAGGCGCACGCGCGCACCGGCAGCGACCCGCATTCGCCGTGGGCAGTGGCCGACGGCTGGCGCCACGGCCATCCGGGCAAGCGCTTGAAGCACCTGGTTTACCGCGAAACGCTGATCGAGGTGGCCGCGCATGGCCACGACGGCAACTACACCATCGACATCGGCGCCAGTCACTTGGGCGTGCGCGGCGCTTGCGCCGGCGCCGAATCGGTCGACTTCCTGCTCGACGGCCGCGCGGTGCGCCTGCGCGTGCTGCCGCTGCCGAACGGCTACCTGGCGCACGATGGCGAGCGCCGCTACGTGCTCAACCTGCGCCATCCCTTCGCCTTCGAGGGCAAGGCCAAGGCCAGCGGCGACAGCGTGCGCGCGCCGATGCCCGGCCGCATCGTCGCCGTGCGCGTCGACGCCGATGCGCCGGTCAGCGAGGGCCAGGAAGTGATCGTGATGGAGGCGATGAAGATGGAACTCACGCTGCGCGCACCGCGCGCCGGCGTGGTCGCCGAGATCCGCGCAGGCGTCGGCGAGTTCGTCGAGGCCGACAGCGTGCTGGTGCGGCTGGCTGCGGAGGGCAAGACGTGA